In Mytilus trossulus isolate FHL-02 chromosome 6, PNRI_Mtr1.1.1.hap1, whole genome shotgun sequence, a single window of DNA contains:
- the LOC134721274 gene encoding zinc finger CCCH domain-containing protein 18-like isoform X1 codes for MEVDTSPSSPSDQQTPVSPQTKDVSLHDSHNDRQQSVGQEDGNTNEVTGDNVDLNMPSSPSSNSKEDHVDLNMPSSPSSNSKEDHLNGSQQEEQMEFEEKESKLDESQDYDMKSPVSADISTEINASVSQSQASELDICNQSSDIDDKMDALSDLKDSDFDTSRVTDSEEIKSEQLNDSVYADEKDTTLVEQDQDSDNELDLTSSPDKSFLEKANNENFDTSTQSPKQIDDQEVKNQESGKSSDEEIPKTIDDQEVKNQESDISSDEENFDSNQEEMTSSNVDIDIEHSQPKDRSKETTTENIDKQVSSSNLSQSDESDGKLSEENNVQDGHISSVQQTEDIDSPENSDIESSPQREAKKSPPMDSSNMLDQVSDDGESQDFKNFESKQNDMLGPTSPVSDESDFEQEETSHGLKKSEIVDAASPVSDNTDSEQEEGEVTQSRDKESVLGPASSVSDSCDTEQAKSSKQNIDSMLGPASPVSDISDKELGEITESKTIESAFGPTSPVSDLSDKEQGEVSENKKVDSMIGPASPVSDESDGELEEGETKLSKYDLCGPASPTSEGELSAPSPVSENESFPSDREKGPKSPDGPGSPSEDGEKSQSKVPNGISSFNDRPAQRLEKEYKDISDDDSFSDDEKPQKGILVSEKSAKSKHSEKVKTHISIADDHGELDYMDEDEDEVGKDEKDKFDDSKDGEEKKDLNEREDGEHDSDKDDGEVEDDDDCEEGEIKEPGSRKPFVKPTCRFFMRGLCTWGSNCRFLHPGVNDKGNYRLFEDPGGNSGPPPWEEMEEEDLPPPPPPPPKAAPVESAWERGLRHAKELRKKAHKRKEQEPDFEEKKLNLSVDEEREFNKENDRQNPFYEEQVYDDEYYDKVPLHRTPVEQPPNMWHPAQYENFEVRWNREPEWMPPPYIPREREHFDYPAPRHYSPPHIHRYEKRREIDRRKDYPEERVTNQPQQTFNRPRAADHWQDPWQRSKSPKNNKGRSSRSHSRARRKNRRSHSYSSSFSSSSFSGSSRSGSRSSSYSRSYSRSSSGSRSSSASSKNSRSPSKSPVKRRNVPKKPPKSGPDATKTAGQKSKAPKSPTKRRSSAQATSPKKQPSGAGPPLQPLPPGGRGRGRDRNVPKPAGRGKGRKRSSSGSSYSRSHSSGSSSSRSSSASSISSGSSHSTSTSSGSADSEHLYRGVGGRGSSPSPSPKKKPIKKKKAAPGGNKNKSQRVSRQGSRGDGKGPQGPGLTSKAKDMLKVTGQKPNIKLTLLGNKKASDKPSESGPTGKKRPADSKAGPPAKRQAVNKPPPEPVQNVAPKPVKVKQDKQKSPVVASKPVTAPIPKAAPPKPAVSPTKAPVKPPLAQPAAPKEKKSTLNRREELLKQLKAVEDAIARKRSKMQ; via the exons ATGGAGGTTGATACAAGTCCATCGTCACCATCTGATCAGCAAACTCCTGTATCACCACAGACAAAGGATGTCAGCTTACACGATTCACATAATGATCGACAACAATCAGTAGGACAGGAAGATGGAAACACAAATGAAGTCACAGGAGACAATGTTGATTTGAATATGCCATCATCTCCCAGTTCTAATTCTAAAGAAGACCATGTTGATCTGAATATGCCATCATCTCCAAGTTCTAATTCTAAAGAAGACCATTTAAATGGTTCTCAGCAAGAAGAACAAATGgaatttgaagaaaaagaaaGCAAGTTAGATGAATCACAGGACTATGACATGAAATCTCCGGTTTCTGCTGATATAAGCACAGAAATAAACGCAAGCGTGTCACAATCACAAGCTAGTGAATTAGACATTTGTAATCAAAGTTCAGATATAGATGATAAAATGGATGCTCTGTCAGATTTAAAAGACAGTGACTTTGATACATCACGAGTTACTGACAGTGAAGAGATTAAATCGGAACAATTGAATGATTCAGTATATGCAGATGAAAAGGATACAACTCTAGTTGAACAAGACCAAGACTCTGATAATGAATTAGATTTAACAAGTTCACCTGACAAATCTTTTCTGGAAAAGGCTAACAATGAGAATTTTGATACCTCAACACAATCACCAAAACAGATTGATGATCAAGAAGTGAAAAATCAGGAGTCGGGTAAAAGTTCAGATGAAGAAATACCAAAAACGATTGACGATCAAGAAGTGAAAAATCAGGAGTCTGATATAAGTTCAGATGAAGAAAATTTTGATAGTAATCAAGAAGAAATGACATCCAGTAATGTTGATATTGATATTGAACATTCACAACCAAAAGATAGGTCAAAAGAAACTACCACTGAAAACATTGATAAGCAAGTTTCTAGTAGTAATTTAAGTCAAAGTGATGAATCAGATGGAAAGTTATCTGAAGAAAATAACGTCCAAGATGGTCACATTTCAAGTGTTCAACAAACAGAAGATATTGATTCACCTGAAAACAGTGATATCGAAAGCTCACCTCAAAGAGAAGCTAAAAAAAGTCCACCAATGGATTCAAGTAATATGTTGGACCAAGTTTCAGATGACGGAGAATCTcaagattttaaaaactttgaatcAAAACAGAATGACATGCTTGGTCCAACCTCTCCAGTTTCAGATGAGAGTGATTTTGAACAAGAAGAAACTTCCCATGGTTTGAAAAAGAGTGAAATTGTAGATGCTGCTTCTCCAGTATCTGATAATACAGACAGTGAACAGGAAGAAGGGGAAGTAACCCAAAGTAGAGATAAAGAATCTGTTTTAGGACCTGCATCCTCAGTATCTGATTCATGTGATACAGAGCAAGCAAAAAGttctaaacaaaatattgactcTATGTTGGGACCAGCTTCTCCAGtttctgatataagtgataaaGAACTAGGGGAAATAACTGAATCAAAGACTATTGAATCTGCATTTGGACCTACTTCCCCTGTGTCTGATTTGAGTGATAAAGAACAAGGTGAAgttagtgaaaataaaaaagttgattCTATGATTGGACCTGCTTCTCCAGTTTCTGATGAAAGTGATGGGGAACTGGAAGAAGGGGAAACTAAACTCTCTAAATATGATCTCTGTGGACCTGCTTCCCCTACTTCTGAAGGTGAATTGTCTGCCCCTTCTCCTGTGTCtgaaaatgaaagttttccCAGTGATAGAGAAAAGGGTCCAAAATCCCCTGATGGACCAGGGTCACCATCAGAAGATGGAGAAAAGTCACAAAGTAAGGTTCCAAATGGCATTTCTTCATTCAATGACCGTCCAGCTCAGCGATTGGAGAAGGAATACAAAGACATATCTGACGATGATTCTTTTAGTGATGATGAAAAACCACAGAAAGGAATACTAGTCTCTGAAAAAAGTGCTAAAAGTAAACATAGTGAAAAAGTTAAGACTCATATTAGTATAGCTGATGATCATGGCGAATTGGATTACATGGATGAAGATGAGGATGAagttggaaaagatgaaaaagacaaGTTTGATGACAGCAAAGATGGTGAAGAAAAGAAAGATCTCAATGAACGAGAGGAT GGAGAACACGATTCTGACAAGGATGATGGTGAAGTTGAAGAT GATGATGATTGTGAAGAAGGAGAAATAAAAGAACCTGGTAGTCGGAAGCCATTTGTTAAACCTACATGCAGATTTTTTATGAGAGGACTGTGTACTTGGGGAAGTAATTGTAGATTTTTACACCCTGGTGTTAATGACAAAG GGAACTACAGACTGTTTGAAGATCCTGGAGGCAATTCAGGACCTCCACCATGGGAAGAG ATGGAAGAGGAAGACTTGCCTCCACCACCTCCACCCCCTCCTAAAGCTGCTCCTGTAGAGTCTGCATGGGAGAGAGGATTACGACATGCTAAAGAG TTGAGGAAAAAAGCTCACAAAAGAAAAGAACAAGAACCTGActttgaagaaaagaaattgaatTTGTCTGTGGATGAAGAGAGAGAATTCAATAAAGAGAATGACAGACAGAATCCTTTTTATGAAGAGCAAGT ATATGATGACGAATATTATGATAAAGTGCCATTACATCGTACACCAGTGGAGCAGCCACCAAATATGTGGCATCCAGCACAGTATGAAAATTTTGAAGTCAGATGGAACAGGGAACCAGAATGGATGCCACCTCCTTATATACCTAGA GAAAGAGAACATTTTGATTATCCTGCTCCTCGTCATTATTCACCACCACATATTCATAG atatgaaaaaagaagagaaattGATCGACGGAAAGATTACCCTGAAGAAAGAGTCACTAATCAACCACAACAAACATTTAATAGACCCAGAGCTGCTGATCATTGGCAGGATCCATGGCAACG gTCAAAATCTCCCAAAAATAATAAAGGCAGAAGTTCACGAAGTCATTCCAGAGCTCGACGGAAGAATCGTCGATCACATAGTTATTCATCCTCATTTTCATCAAG TTCATTCTCAGGGTCTTCACGTTCTGGTTCACGGTCTTCATCATACAGTCGTTCATACAGTAGAAGTTCATCAGGCAGTCGTTCATCATCAGCTAGTTCAAA AAATTCAAGATCACCATCCAAGAGCCCAGTAAAAAGACGAAATGTTCCTAAGAAACCACCAAAGTCTGG ACCAGATGCTACTAAAACTGCTGGTCAGAAATCAAAAGCACCGAAGAGTCCAACAAAAAGACGATCCAGTGCACAGGCAACGTCACCTAAGAAACAACCCTCAGGAGCTGGTCCTCCTTTACAACCTTTACCCCCAGGAGGACGGGGGAGAGGCAGAGACAGAAATGTTCCTAAACCTGCAGG GAGAGGAAAAGGTAGAAAAAGAAGTTCGAGTGGAAGCAGTTACTCAAGAAGTCACTCATCAGGGTCCTCTTCATCCCGATCATCTAGTGCTAGTAGTATATCATCGGGTAGTAGTCATTCAACAAGTACCTCAAGTGGTAGTGCTGACTCAGAACATTTATACAGAGGAGTTGGAGGTCGTGGCAGTTCTCCTTCACCTTCTCCCAAGAAAAAAC ccattaaaaagaaaaaagctgCACCTGGTggcaacaaaaataaatcacaaagAGTGTCAAGACAAGGTAGTCGTGGAGATGGTAAAGGTCCTCAAGGTCCTGGATTAACCAGCAAGGCTAAAGATATGTTAAAGGTCACAGGTCAAAAGCCAAATATTAAACTTACACTTCTAGGCAACAAAAAG GCTAGTGATAAACCATCAGAGTCTGGTCCAACAGGGAAGAAACGTCCAGCAGATTCTAAAGCAGGACCTCCAGCCAAAAGACAAGCAGTCAACAAACCTCCTCCTGAACCTGTTCAAA ATGTTGCTCCAAAACCTGTTAAAGTTAAACAAGACAAGCAGAAATCACCTGTTGTTGCCAGTAAACCAGTGACGGCACCCATTCCTAAGGCAGCTCCTCCAAAGCCAGCAGTATCTCCAACAAAGGCACCAGTAAAACCACCACTTGCACAACCTGCTGCTCCAAAGGAGAAAAAGAGCACACTTAATCGACGAGAGGaattgttaaaacaattgaaagctGTAGAAGATGCTATAGCCAGAAAACGCTCAAAGATGCAATAg
- the LOC134721274 gene encoding zinc finger CCCH domain-containing protein 18-like isoform X2 — MEVDTSPSSPSDQQTPVSPQTKDVSLHDSHNDRQQSVGQEDGNTNEVTGDNVDLNMPSSPSSNSKEDHVDLNMPSSPSSNSKEDHLNGSQQEEQMEFEEKESKLDESQDYDMKSPVSADISTEINASVSQSQASELDICNQSSDIDDKMDALSDLKDSDFDTSRVTDSEEIKSEQLNDSVYADEKDTTLVEQDQDSDNELDLTSSPDKSFLEKANNENFDTSTQSPKQIDDQEVKNQESGKSSDEEIPKTIDDQEVKNQESDISSDEENFDSNQEEMTSSNVDIDIEHSQPKDRSKETTTENIDKQVSSSNLSQSDESDGKLSEENNVQDGHISSVQQTEDIDSPENSDIESSPQREAKKSPPMDSSNMLDQVSDDGESQDFKNFESKQNDMLGPTSPVSDESDFEQEETSHGLKKSEIVDAASPVSDNTDSEQEEGEVTQSRDKESVLGPASSVSDSCDTEQAKSSKQNIDSMLGPASPVSDISDKELGEITESKTIESAFGPTSPVSDLSDKEQGEVSENKKVDSMIGPASPVSDESDGELEEGETKLSKYDLCGPASPTSEGELSAPSPVSENESFPSDREKGPKSPDGPGSPSEDGEKSQSKVPNGISSFNDRPAQRLEKEYKDISDDDSFSDDEKPQKGILVSEKSAKSKHSEKVKTHISIADDHGELDYMDEDEDEVGKDEKDKFDDSKDGEEKKDLNEREDGEHDSDKDDGEVEDDDDCEEGEIKEPGSRKPFVKPTCRFFMRGLCTWGSNCRFLHPGVNDKGNYRLFEDPGGNSGPPPWEEMEEEDLPPPPPPPPKAAPVESAWERGLRHAKELRKKAHKRKEQEPDFEEKKLNLSVDEEREFNKENDRQNPFYEEQVYDDEYYDKVPLHRTPVEQPPNMWHPAQYENFEVRWNREPEWMPPPYIPREREHFDYPAPRHYSPPHIHRYEKRREIDRRKDYPEERVTNQPQQTFNRPRAADHWQDPWQRSKSPKNNKGRSSRSHSRARRKNRRSHSYSSSFSSSSFSGSSRSGSRSSSYSRSYSRSSSGSRSSSASSKPDATKTAGQKSKAPKSPTKRRSSAQATSPKKQPSGAGPPLQPLPPGGRGRGRDRNVPKPAGRGKGRKRSSSGSSYSRSHSSGSSSSRSSSASSISSGSSHSTSTSSGSADSEHLYRGVGGRGSSPSPSPKKKPIKKKKAAPGGNKNKSQRVSRQGSRGDGKGPQGPGLTSKAKDMLKVTGQKPNIKLTLLGNKKASDKPSESGPTGKKRPADSKAGPPAKRQAVNKPPPEPVQNVAPKPVKVKQDKQKSPVVASKPVTAPIPKAAPPKPAVSPTKAPVKPPLAQPAAPKEKKSTLNRREELLKQLKAVEDAIARKRSKMQ; from the exons ATGGAGGTTGATACAAGTCCATCGTCACCATCTGATCAGCAAACTCCTGTATCACCACAGACAAAGGATGTCAGCTTACACGATTCACATAATGATCGACAACAATCAGTAGGACAGGAAGATGGAAACACAAATGAAGTCACAGGAGACAATGTTGATTTGAATATGCCATCATCTCCCAGTTCTAATTCTAAAGAAGACCATGTTGATCTGAATATGCCATCATCTCCAAGTTCTAATTCTAAAGAAGACCATTTAAATGGTTCTCAGCAAGAAGAACAAATGgaatttgaagaaaaagaaaGCAAGTTAGATGAATCACAGGACTATGACATGAAATCTCCGGTTTCTGCTGATATAAGCACAGAAATAAACGCAAGCGTGTCACAATCACAAGCTAGTGAATTAGACATTTGTAATCAAAGTTCAGATATAGATGATAAAATGGATGCTCTGTCAGATTTAAAAGACAGTGACTTTGATACATCACGAGTTACTGACAGTGAAGAGATTAAATCGGAACAATTGAATGATTCAGTATATGCAGATGAAAAGGATACAACTCTAGTTGAACAAGACCAAGACTCTGATAATGAATTAGATTTAACAAGTTCACCTGACAAATCTTTTCTGGAAAAGGCTAACAATGAGAATTTTGATACCTCAACACAATCACCAAAACAGATTGATGATCAAGAAGTGAAAAATCAGGAGTCGGGTAAAAGTTCAGATGAAGAAATACCAAAAACGATTGACGATCAAGAAGTGAAAAATCAGGAGTCTGATATAAGTTCAGATGAAGAAAATTTTGATAGTAATCAAGAAGAAATGACATCCAGTAATGTTGATATTGATATTGAACATTCACAACCAAAAGATAGGTCAAAAGAAACTACCACTGAAAACATTGATAAGCAAGTTTCTAGTAGTAATTTAAGTCAAAGTGATGAATCAGATGGAAAGTTATCTGAAGAAAATAACGTCCAAGATGGTCACATTTCAAGTGTTCAACAAACAGAAGATATTGATTCACCTGAAAACAGTGATATCGAAAGCTCACCTCAAAGAGAAGCTAAAAAAAGTCCACCAATGGATTCAAGTAATATGTTGGACCAAGTTTCAGATGACGGAGAATCTcaagattttaaaaactttgaatcAAAACAGAATGACATGCTTGGTCCAACCTCTCCAGTTTCAGATGAGAGTGATTTTGAACAAGAAGAAACTTCCCATGGTTTGAAAAAGAGTGAAATTGTAGATGCTGCTTCTCCAGTATCTGATAATACAGACAGTGAACAGGAAGAAGGGGAAGTAACCCAAAGTAGAGATAAAGAATCTGTTTTAGGACCTGCATCCTCAGTATCTGATTCATGTGATACAGAGCAAGCAAAAAGttctaaacaaaatattgactcTATGTTGGGACCAGCTTCTCCAGtttctgatataagtgataaaGAACTAGGGGAAATAACTGAATCAAAGACTATTGAATCTGCATTTGGACCTACTTCCCCTGTGTCTGATTTGAGTGATAAAGAACAAGGTGAAgttagtgaaaataaaaaagttgattCTATGATTGGACCTGCTTCTCCAGTTTCTGATGAAAGTGATGGGGAACTGGAAGAAGGGGAAACTAAACTCTCTAAATATGATCTCTGTGGACCTGCTTCCCCTACTTCTGAAGGTGAATTGTCTGCCCCTTCTCCTGTGTCtgaaaatgaaagttttccCAGTGATAGAGAAAAGGGTCCAAAATCCCCTGATGGACCAGGGTCACCATCAGAAGATGGAGAAAAGTCACAAAGTAAGGTTCCAAATGGCATTTCTTCATTCAATGACCGTCCAGCTCAGCGATTGGAGAAGGAATACAAAGACATATCTGACGATGATTCTTTTAGTGATGATGAAAAACCACAGAAAGGAATACTAGTCTCTGAAAAAAGTGCTAAAAGTAAACATAGTGAAAAAGTTAAGACTCATATTAGTATAGCTGATGATCATGGCGAATTGGATTACATGGATGAAGATGAGGATGAagttggaaaagatgaaaaagacaaGTTTGATGACAGCAAAGATGGTGAAGAAAAGAAAGATCTCAATGAACGAGAGGAT GGAGAACACGATTCTGACAAGGATGATGGTGAAGTTGAAGAT GATGATGATTGTGAAGAAGGAGAAATAAAAGAACCTGGTAGTCGGAAGCCATTTGTTAAACCTACATGCAGATTTTTTATGAGAGGACTGTGTACTTGGGGAAGTAATTGTAGATTTTTACACCCTGGTGTTAATGACAAAG GGAACTACAGACTGTTTGAAGATCCTGGAGGCAATTCAGGACCTCCACCATGGGAAGAG ATGGAAGAGGAAGACTTGCCTCCACCACCTCCACCCCCTCCTAAAGCTGCTCCTGTAGAGTCTGCATGGGAGAGAGGATTACGACATGCTAAAGAG TTGAGGAAAAAAGCTCACAAAAGAAAAGAACAAGAACCTGActttgaagaaaagaaattgaatTTGTCTGTGGATGAAGAGAGAGAATTCAATAAAGAGAATGACAGACAGAATCCTTTTTATGAAGAGCAAGT ATATGATGACGAATATTATGATAAAGTGCCATTACATCGTACACCAGTGGAGCAGCCACCAAATATGTGGCATCCAGCACAGTATGAAAATTTTGAAGTCAGATGGAACAGGGAACCAGAATGGATGCCACCTCCTTATATACCTAGA GAAAGAGAACATTTTGATTATCCTGCTCCTCGTCATTATTCACCACCACATATTCATAG atatgaaaaaagaagagaaattGATCGACGGAAAGATTACCCTGAAGAAAGAGTCACTAATCAACCACAACAAACATTTAATAGACCCAGAGCTGCTGATCATTGGCAGGATCCATGGCAACG gTCAAAATCTCCCAAAAATAATAAAGGCAGAAGTTCACGAAGTCATTCCAGAGCTCGACGGAAGAATCGTCGATCACATAGTTATTCATCCTCATTTTCATCAAG TTCATTCTCAGGGTCTTCACGTTCTGGTTCACGGTCTTCATCATACAGTCGTTCATACAGTAGAAGTTCATCAGGCAGTCGTTCATCATCAGCTAGTTCAAA ACCAGATGCTACTAAAACTGCTGGTCAGAAATCAAAAGCACCGAAGAGTCCAACAAAAAGACGATCCAGTGCACAGGCAACGTCACCTAAGAAACAACCCTCAGGAGCTGGTCCTCCTTTACAACCTTTACCCCCAGGAGGACGGGGGAGAGGCAGAGACAGAAATGTTCCTAAACCTGCAGG GAGAGGAAAAGGTAGAAAAAGAAGTTCGAGTGGAAGCAGTTACTCAAGAAGTCACTCATCAGGGTCCTCTTCATCCCGATCATCTAGTGCTAGTAGTATATCATCGGGTAGTAGTCATTCAACAAGTACCTCAAGTGGTAGTGCTGACTCAGAACATTTATACAGAGGAGTTGGAGGTCGTGGCAGTTCTCCTTCACCTTCTCCCAAGAAAAAAC ccattaaaaagaaaaaagctgCACCTGGTggcaacaaaaataaatcacaaagAGTGTCAAGACAAGGTAGTCGTGGAGATGGTAAAGGTCCTCAAGGTCCTGGATTAACCAGCAAGGCTAAAGATATGTTAAAGGTCACAGGTCAAAAGCCAAATATTAAACTTACACTTCTAGGCAACAAAAAG GCTAGTGATAAACCATCAGAGTCTGGTCCAACAGGGAAGAAACGTCCAGCAGATTCTAAAGCAGGACCTCCAGCCAAAAGACAAGCAGTCAACAAACCTCCTCCTGAACCTGTTCAAA ATGTTGCTCCAAAACCTGTTAAAGTTAAACAAGACAAGCAGAAATCACCTGTTGTTGCCAGTAAACCAGTGACGGCACCCATTCCTAAGGCAGCTCCTCCAAAGCCAGCAGTATCTCCAACAAAGGCACCAGTAAAACCACCACTTGCACAACCTGCTGCTCCAAAGGAGAAAAAGAGCACACTTAATCGACGAGAGGaattgttaaaacaattgaaagctGTAGAAGATGCTATAGCCAGAAAACGCTCAAAGATGCAATAg